From Lysobacter silvisoli, the proteins below share one genomic window:
- the rfbA gene encoding glucose-1-phosphate thymidylyltransferase RfbA, producing the protein MNRKGIILAGGSGTRLYPITQAISKQLLPVYDKPMIYYPLSVLMLAGIRDVLIINTPHEQALFRHLLGDGSRWGMNIEYAAQPSPDGLAQAFLIGREFLAGGPSCLVLGDNIFHGPGLTAMLKRADEREQGATVFGYWVNDPERYGVAEFDGEGRVIGLEEKPAQPRSNYAVTGLYFYDGRASDFAAELKPSPRGELEITDLNRRYLDEGSLHLEQLGRGYAWLDTGTHQSLLEASNFIETIEARQGLRICCPEEIAWNNGWIDADRLTELAAPLAKNGYGQYLLGLAKRGFVP; encoded by the coding sequence ATGAACCGTAAGGGCATCATCCTGGCCGGCGGCTCCGGCACCCGGCTGTATCCGATCACCCAGGCGATCAGCAAGCAGCTGTTGCCGGTGTACGACAAGCCGATGATCTATTACCCGCTCAGCGTGCTGATGCTGGCGGGCATCCGCGACGTGCTGATCATCAACACCCCGCACGAGCAGGCGCTGTTCCGCCACCTGCTCGGCGACGGCTCGCGCTGGGGCATGAACATCGAGTACGCCGCGCAGCCCAGCCCCGACGGGCTGGCGCAGGCCTTCCTGATCGGCCGCGAGTTCCTCGCCGGCGGCCCCAGCTGCCTGGTGCTGGGCGACAACATCTTCCACGGGCCTGGCCTCACGGCCATGCTCAAGCGCGCCGACGAACGCGAGCAGGGCGCCACGGTGTTCGGCTACTGGGTCAACGATCCCGAGCGCTACGGCGTCGCCGAATTCGACGGCGAAGGCCGGGTGATCGGGCTGGAAGAGAAGCCCGCGCAGCCGCGTTCCAACTACGCGGTCACCGGCCTGTATTTCTACGACGGCCGCGCCAGCGATTTCGCCGCCGAGCTCAAGCCCTCGCCGCGCGGCGAGCTGGAGATCACCGATCTCAACCGGCGTTACCTGGACGAGGGCTCGCTGCACCTGGAGCAGCTCGGCCGCGGCTACGCCTGGCTCGACACCGGCACCCACCAGTCGCTGCTGGAAGCGTCGAACTTCATCGAAACCATCGAGGCGCGCCAGGGCTTGCGCATCTGCTGCCCCGAGGAAATCGCCTGGAATAACGGCTGGATCGACGCCGACCGCCTGACCGAACTGGCCGCGCCGCTGGCCAAGAACGGCTACGGCCAATACTTGCTGGGCCTGGCCAAGCGCGGGTTCGTGCCGTGA
- a CDS encoding alpha/beta hydrolase family protein, giving the protein MSPERVVISMSRKIGSLDQPLLDGNLYAINADGTQPGLLVGQSVQGAGLGTKIQPKKVEQIAAFLVDDLPADDKNIVISVSPFTDDPFTRADRLDVISGRRQQLARAPVRNADFVTDNQGVVRFALGYGTDNVRKLYYRAGDGAEWEMIGAENDQGLEIPVGFSADDKTAYFTAERKSGPDAIVAYDIASKTRKEILRDAKVDPSGYIYRNGTSVPVGAFFIDGKRTTRFFDDSAPEAKLYRSLEAAFGGDAVRITSSSSDGRLALIETSSARSPGDFFLFDTVAKKASHLLSRRDWFDPAEMADKRGIALKARDGLELHGYLTVPNGSAGKNLPMVVLPHGGPFGIRESWSFDDDSQMLAAAGYAVLQLDFRGSGGYGRAFTDAGAGEWGGKMQDDLTDATRWAIQQGVADKDRICIYGASYGAYAALMGVAKEQGLYKCAAGYVGVYDLPAMFKTGDIQRRGSGETYLREWIGDPAKLAAVSPNRLADRIKVPVFLAAGGEDERAPIEHSKGMERALIKAGTPVETLYYDTEGHGFYTEAHRREYYTRLLAFLSRHLGGQTAAAPAGKPAAAK; this is encoded by the coding sequence GTGAGCCCGGAGCGCGTGGTCATCAGCATGTCGCGCAAGATCGGCTCGCTGGACCAGCCGTTGCTGGACGGCAATCTGTACGCGATCAATGCCGACGGTACCCAGCCCGGTCTGCTGGTCGGACAGAGCGTGCAGGGCGCCGGCCTCGGCACCAAGATCCAGCCCAAGAAGGTCGAACAGATCGCGGCCTTCCTGGTCGACGACCTGCCCGCGGACGACAAGAACATCGTGATCTCGGTGTCGCCGTTCACCGACGATCCGTTCACCCGCGCCGACCGGTTGGACGTGATTAGCGGCCGCCGCCAGCAGCTCGCGCGCGCGCCGGTGCGCAACGCCGATTTCGTCACCGACAACCAGGGCGTGGTCCGCTTCGCGCTGGGCTACGGCACCGACAACGTACGCAAGCTGTACTACCGAGCCGGCGACGGCGCCGAGTGGGAGATGATCGGCGCCGAGAACGATCAGGGCCTGGAAATTCCGGTGGGTTTCTCTGCCGACGACAAGACGGCCTATTTCACCGCCGAGCGCAAGAGCGGCCCGGATGCGATCGTGGCCTACGACATCGCCAGCAAGACCCGCAAGGAGATCCTGCGCGACGCCAAGGTCGATCCCAGTGGCTACATCTATCGCAACGGCACGTCGGTGCCGGTGGGCGCGTTCTTCATCGACGGCAAGCGCACTACGCGCTTCTTCGACGACAGCGCGCCGGAGGCCAAGCTCTACCGCAGCCTGGAGGCGGCGTTCGGCGGCGACGCGGTGCGCATCACCTCGAGCAGCAGCGACGGCCGTCTGGCCCTGATCGAAACCTCCAGCGCGCGCAGCCCGGGCGATTTCTTCCTGTTCGACACGGTGGCCAAAAAAGCCAGCCATCTGCTCAGCCGGCGCGATTGGTTCGATCCGGCGGAAATGGCCGACAAGCGCGGCATCGCGCTCAAGGCCCGCGACGGCCTGGAACTACACGGTTATCTGACCGTGCCCAACGGCAGCGCGGGCAAGAACCTGCCGATGGTGGTGCTGCCGCACGGCGGGCCGTTCGGCATCCGCGAGTCCTGGAGCTTCGACGACGATTCGCAGATGCTGGCGGCGGCGGGTTATGCGGTGCTGCAGCTGGATTTCCGCGGCTCCGGCGGCTACGGCCGTGCCTTCACCGACGCCGGCGCGGGCGAGTGGGGCGGCAAGATGCAGGACGATCTGACCGACGCGACCCGCTGGGCGATCCAGCAGGGCGTCGCCGACAAGGATCGCATCTGCATCTACGGCGCCAGCTATGGCGCTTACGCGGCGCTGATGGGCGTGGCCAAGGAGCAGGGCCTGTACAAGTGCGCCGCCGGCTATGTCGGCGTCTACGACTTGCCGGCCATGTTCAAGACCGGCGACATCCAGCGCCGCGGTTCCGGCGAGACCTACCTGCGCGAGTGGATCGGCGATCCGGCCAAGCTCGCCGCGGTATCGCCCAACCGCCTGGCCGACCGGATCAAGGTGCCGGTGTTCCTGGCCGCGGGCGGTGAGGACGAGCGCGCGCCGATCGAGCACAGCAAGGGCATGGAGCGCGCGCTGATCAAGGCCGGCACGCCGGTCGAGACCCTGTACTACGACACCGAGGGCCACGGCTTCTATACCGAGGCGCACCGGCGCGAGTACTACACGCGTTTGCTGGCCTTCCTGAGCCGCCACCTCGGCGGCCAGACCGCGGCGGCGCCGGCGGGCAAACCGGCTGCCGCGAAGTAA
- a CDS encoding beta-L-arabinofuranosidase domain-containing protein: MTDSKYEPRVDVQLQGLLGEALSANLNGRLSHFIVDETSPAIALFAPAARAANREGDWYGEHAGKWMVAAAKAAARSGDAALLARLRRVADFLVSTQEDDGYLGTYAPERRFMRKQPPKPVSWDGAPSVRTWDIWTHAYLILGFLEIHRHFPEPRYLQAARRIGELCAQALDQGIDITDLGNHHGLSATVLMDPAAELYFATGERRYLDLGLNVLVQADRHPELALLPRALAGADAAEIATGKAYQLAWNLVGLAKLHRATGVPAYREAVLGLWRSIRERHLTLGGGPWGGVAHRSREVFNAPGAFNPQGYVETCSTLAWIQLNRELLAITGEPVYAEEIERSAYNDLLAAQAPNGEDWCYYVFPNGRRVHTTYWRCCKSSGAMALEELPAIAYACEGEATVAVRVYGPGEAMLDLPGAGRVRLQQITDYPFDGRVRLRIGVDGPARFALKLRVPSWAEGASVAMAGEGAAAAAPGSEWVLERVWRDGDEVLAEFPMAPRTHRALNRNVQESRAPDGSQVQQQVLRYEYLGLTYGPLVYATTLIDGYKTEETLKLPALPQRDWLAPGEPLDGLPTLVLRPLRREPLVFAPYYAAGGRVDGAWRLTWMGLAPEPSP, translated from the coding sequence ATGACCGATTCCAAGTACGAACCGCGCGTGGACGTGCAGCTGCAGGGTCTGCTCGGCGAAGCGCTGTCGGCCAACCTCAATGGCCGCCTGTCGCATTTCATCGTCGACGAAACCAGCCCCGCGATCGCGTTGTTCGCACCGGCCGCGCGCGCGGCCAATCGCGAAGGCGACTGGTACGGCGAGCACGCCGGCAAATGGATGGTCGCCGCGGCCAAGGCCGCCGCGCGCTCCGGCGACGCCGCGCTGCTGGCGCGCCTGCGCCGCGTCGCCGATTTCCTGGTCTCGACCCAGGAAGACGACGGCTACCTGGGCACCTACGCCCCCGAGCGCCGCTTCATGCGCAAGCAGCCGCCCAAGCCGGTGAGCTGGGACGGCGCGCCCAGCGTGCGCACCTGGGACATCTGGACCCACGCGTATCTGATCCTGGGGTTTCTGGAGATCCACCGCCACTTCCCCGAACCGCGCTATCTGCAGGCCGCGCGCCGCATCGGCGAGCTGTGCGCGCAGGCGCTGGACCAGGGCATCGACATCACCGATCTGGGCAACCACCACGGCCTGTCGGCGACGGTGCTGATGGACCCCGCGGCCGAGCTCTACTTCGCCACCGGCGAGCGGCGCTACCTGGATCTGGGGCTGAACGTCCTGGTCCAGGCCGACCGCCACCCCGAACTGGCGCTGCTGCCGCGCGCGCTGGCCGGCGCCGACGCGGCCGAGATCGCGACGGGCAAGGCCTACCAACTGGCCTGGAATCTGGTCGGCCTGGCCAAGCTGCACCGCGCGACCGGCGTGCCCGCCTACCGCGAGGCGGTGCTGGGTTTGTGGCGCAGCATCCGCGAACGCCACCTCACCTTGGGCGGCGGACCTTGGGGCGGCGTCGCCCATCGCTCGCGCGAGGTGTTCAACGCGCCGGGCGCGTTCAATCCGCAGGGCTACGTGGAAACCTGCTCGACTCTGGCCTGGATCCAGCTCAACCGCGAACTGCTGGCCATCACCGGCGAGCCAGTGTACGCCGAGGAGATCGAGCGCTCCGCCTACAACGACCTGCTCGCCGCGCAGGCCCCCAATGGCGAGGACTGGTGCTACTACGTGTTCCCCAACGGGCGCCGCGTGCACACCACGTATTGGCGCTGCTGCAAATCCAGCGGCGCGATGGCGCTGGAGGAGTTGCCGGCGATCGCCTATGCCTGCGAGGGCGAGGCCACGGTCGCCGTGCGCGTGTACGGGCCGGGCGAGGCGATGCTGGATCTGCCCGGCGCGGGACGCGTGCGTCTGCAGCAGATCACCGACTACCCCTTCGACGGCCGCGTGCGCCTGCGCATCGGCGTGGACGGCCCGGCCCGCTTCGCGCTGAAGCTGCGCGTGCCGTCGTGGGCCGAGGGTGCGAGCGTCGCCATGGCGGGTGAGGGCGCCGCCGCCGCGGCACCCGGCAGCGAATGGGTGCTGGAACGCGTCTGGCGCGACGGCGATGAAGTGCTGGCCGAATTCCCGATGGCCCCGCGCACCCACCGCGCGCTCAACCGCAACGTGCAGGAGTCGCGCGCGCCCGACGGCAGTCAGGTGCAGCAGCAAGTGTTGCGCTACGAATACTTGGGCCTCACCTACGGCCCGCTGGTTTACGCCACCACGCTGATCGACGGTTACAAGACCGAGGAAACGCTGAAGCTGCCGGCCCTGCCGCAGCGCGACTGGCTGGCGCCGGGCGAACCGCTGGACGGCCTGCCGACCCTGGTGCTGCGGCCGCTGCGGCGCGAGCCGCTGGTGTTCGCGCCGTATTACGCCGCCGGCGGCCGCGTCGACGGCGCCTGGCGCCTGACCTGGATGGGCCTGGCGCCGGAGCCGTCGCCGTGA
- the rfbD gene encoding dTDP-4-dehydrorhamnose reductase, with translation MRLLLLGGNGQVGHELRRSLAPLGELTVTTRSGELGDGSACERLDLTDFDAIEPLLARVAPNVVVNATAYTAVDRAEDEREAAFRANAEGPGRLARACAARGAALLHYSTDYVFDGSGTRPYREDDPTAPLGVYGASKLAGEQEIAASGARHLILRTAWVYATHGGNFLRTMLRLGAERDELRVVADQRGCPTPAWLIADASAQILRQGIAAPAVRHLVAAGETTWHGFAEAIFDRAYALGLIPRRPTVHPITTADYPTCAQRPAYSVLDTARLQADYGLRFPDWRDALDATLAPDSAKPGA, from the coding sequence GTGAGGCTGCTGCTGCTCGGCGGCAACGGCCAGGTCGGCCACGAACTGCGCCGCAGCCTGGCGCCGCTGGGCGAGCTGACCGTGACCACGCGCAGCGGCGAGCTGGGCGACGGCAGCGCCTGCGAGCGACTGGATCTGACCGACTTCGACGCGATCGAACCCTTGCTCGCGCGGGTCGCGCCGAACGTGGTGGTCAACGCCACCGCCTACACCGCGGTGGACCGTGCCGAAGACGAGCGCGAGGCCGCGTTCCGCGCCAATGCCGAAGGGCCGGGCCGGCTGGCGCGCGCCTGCGCCGCGCGCGGCGCGGCGCTGCTGCATTACTCCACCGACTACGTTTTCGACGGCAGCGGCACGCGCCCCTACCGCGAGGACGACCCGACCGCGCCGCTGGGCGTATACGGCGCCAGCAAGCTGGCCGGCGAACAGGAAATCGCGGCCAGCGGCGCGCGTCACCTGATCCTGCGCACCGCCTGGGTCTACGCCACCCATGGCGGCAACTTCCTGCGCACCATGCTGCGCCTGGGCGCGGAGCGCGACGAACTGCGCGTGGTCGCCGACCAGCGCGGCTGCCCGACGCCGGCCTGGCTGATCGCCGACGCCAGCGCGCAAATCCTGCGCCAGGGCATCGCCGCGCCGGCGGTGCGCCACCTGGTGGCCGCGGGCGAAACCACCTGGCACGGTTTCGCCGAAGCCATCTTCGACCGCGCCTATGCCTTGGGCCTGATCCCGCGCCGGCCGACGGTGCACCCCATCACCACCGCCGATTACCCCACGTGCGCGCAGCGCCCCGCGTACTCCGTGCTCGACACCGCGCGCCTGCAGGCCGATTACGGCCTGCGTTTCCCCGATTGGCGCGATGCCCTGGACGCAACCCTGGCGCCAGACTCGGCAAAGCCTGGCGCCTGA
- a CDS encoding alpha/beta hydrolase family protein: MKKLHLAVLGLALCAASAHAADTPAGAPTIADFVRHPTYSGAKISPTGEYLAMTVDRGDQDVLTVLRTKDLSLVKVNQLPDEKSVGQFEWVSPERLIFNSVRKLGRYAQPFGTGEWYGVNADGSQPRPLVFYGTRDATQRGKQVGNERFQLLDTLPDDDVNVIMTVTSPRSSEGVGTELVLFDTLTGRRKSLARAPRENCEIALDASKAPRFAICYDDEDAQGNFDSQNELYRRGDDGKWTLVNSSKSSGKHLSVIGTSTDGLIYANQSDGKKPEALGTIDPATGNFNTLFEDPVSDPAGYITSADGENILGVITEAGAPRVTMVDDKHADAEIYASLAGAFPGQLVRFSSATKDGKKIVVSVVSDKNPGELYLYDRDTGKARFLMQGRKWLDPKKMATVKPFSLTTRDGLKIHGYLTIPNGSDGKNLPMIVNVHGGPMGPRDDWAFNWETQLLASRGYLVMQINYRGSGGFGKAFQDKGYGTWGTGIMYDIIDATKWTIDQGYADGNRVCIYGGSFGGYASLMAPTIDQKLFKCAFGYVGAYDMDVQLTKSDTSERESGRRYMARAFGKTKAEQDAMSPVKHADKFKIPVYLAAGARDPRCPPENTENMNKALIAAGNPPEGMIIQSGEMHGFYKEENNQRLYTEMLNFFDRHIGGKVNVGSASKAN; the protein is encoded by the coding sequence ATGAAGAAGCTGCACCTCGCGGTGCTGGGCCTTGCGCTGTGCGCGGCCTCGGCACACGCGGCGGACACGCCTGCGGGCGCGCCCACCATCGCCGATTTCGTCCGCCACCCGACTTACAGCGGCGCCAAGATCTCGCCCACCGGCGAGTACCTGGCGATGACCGTGGACCGCGGCGATCAGGACGTGCTGACCGTGCTGCGCACCAAGGACCTGAGCCTGGTCAAGGTCAACCAGCTGCCCGACGAGAAGAGCGTGGGTCAGTTCGAGTGGGTCAGCCCGGAGCGCCTGATCTTCAATTCGGTGCGCAAGCTGGGCCGCTACGCGCAGCCCTTCGGCACCGGCGAGTGGTACGGCGTCAATGCCGACGGCAGCCAGCCGCGCCCGCTGGTGTTCTACGGCACCCGCGACGCCACCCAGCGCGGCAAGCAGGTCGGCAACGAGCGCTTCCAGCTGCTCGACACCCTGCCCGACGACGACGTCAACGTGATCATGACCGTGACCTCGCCGCGCTCCAGCGAAGGCGTGGGCACCGAGCTGGTGCTGTTCGACACCCTGACCGGCCGGCGCAAGTCGCTGGCGCGCGCGCCGCGCGAGAACTGCGAAATCGCCCTGGACGCCAGCAAGGCGCCGCGCTTCGCGATCTGCTACGACGACGAGGACGCGCAGGGCAATTTCGACAGCCAGAACGAGCTGTACCGCCGCGGCGACGACGGCAAGTGGACCCTGGTCAACAGCTCCAAGAGCTCGGGCAAGCACCTGAGCGTGATCGGCACCTCCACCGATGGCCTGATCTACGCCAACCAGAGCGACGGCAAGAAGCCCGAGGCGCTGGGCACCATCGACCCGGCCACCGGCAACTTCAACACCCTGTTCGAAGACCCGGTCTCCGACCCGGCCGGCTACATCACCTCGGCCGACGGCGAGAACATCCTGGGCGTGATCACCGAGGCCGGAGCGCCGCGCGTGACCATGGTCGACGACAAGCACGCCGATGCCGAGATCTACGCCTCCCTGGCCGGCGCCTTCCCGGGCCAGCTGGTGCGCTTTTCCAGCGCCACCAAGGACGGCAAGAAGATCGTGGTCTCGGTGGTCAGCGACAAGAACCCCGGCGAGCTGTACCTGTACGACCGCGACACCGGCAAGGCCCGCTTTCTGATGCAGGGCCGCAAGTGGCTGGACCCGAAGAAGATGGCCACGGTCAAGCCGTTCTCGCTGACCACGCGCGACGGCTTGAAGATTCACGGCTACCTGACCATCCCCAACGGCTCGGACGGCAAGAACCTGCCGATGATCGTCAACGTCCACGGCGGCCCGATGGGCCCGCGCGACGACTGGGCGTTCAACTGGGAAACCCAGCTGCTGGCCAGCCGCGGCTACCTGGTGATGCAGATCAACTACCGCGGCTCGGGCGGCTTCGGCAAGGCGTTCCAGGACAAGGGTTACGGCACCTGGGGCACCGGCATCATGTACGACATCATCGACGCCACCAAGTGGACCATCGACCAGGGCTACGCCGACGGCAACCGGGTGTGCATCTACGGCGGCAGCTTCGGCGGCTACGCCTCGCTGATGGCGCCGACCATCGACCAGAAGCTGTTCAAGTGCGCGTTCGGCTACGTCGGCGCCTACGACATGGACGTGCAGCTGACCAAGAGCGACACCTCCGAGCGCGAATCGGGCCGCCGCTACATGGCCCGCGCCTTCGGCAAGACCAAGGCCGAGCAGGACGCCATGTCGCCGGTCAAGCACGCCGACAAGTTCAAGATCCCGGTCTACCTGGCCGCCGGCGCCCGCGACCCGCGCTGCCCGCCGGAGAACACCGAGAACATGAACAAGGCCCTGATCGCCGCCGGCAACCCGCCGGAAGGCATGATCATCCAGTCCGGCGAAATGCACGGCTTCTACAAGGAAGAGAACAACCAGCGCCTCTACACCGAGATGCTGAACTTCTTCGACCGCCACATCGGCGGCAAGGTCAACGTGGGCAGCGCGAGCAAGGCGAACTGA
- the rfbB gene encoding dTDP-glucose 4,6-dehydratase, whose product MSTWLVTGGAGFIGGNFVLEAVQRGVKVVNLDALTYAGNLDTLSVLDGDARHVFVQGDIGDAALVSRLLAEHRPDAVINFAAESHVDRSIDGPAAFVHTNVVGTLSLLECSRDYWKSLDAPGRDAFRFLHVSTDEVYGSLGDSGKFSETTPYAPNSPYSASKAASDHLVRAFHHTYGLPVLTTNCSNNYGPYQFPEKLIPLIIAKALAGEPLPVYGDGLNVRDWLYVGDHCAAIRRVLEAGRLGETYNVGGDAERQNIVVVKTICKLLDERRPLADGRARESLITYVKDRPGHDRRYAIDASKLQGELGWAPTVTFEQGMARTVDWYLEHQPWVQRVLDGSYRLERIGQA is encoded by the coding sequence GTGTCTACTTGGTTGGTCACCGGCGGCGCCGGTTTCATTGGCGGTAATTTCGTACTCGAAGCGGTGCAGCGCGGCGTCAAGGTGGTGAACCTGGACGCGCTGACTTACGCCGGCAACCTCGACACCCTGTCCGTGCTGGACGGCGATGCGCGCCACGTGTTCGTGCAGGGCGACATCGGCGACGCCGCGCTGGTCTCGCGCCTGCTCGCCGAGCACCGCCCCGATGCGGTGATCAACTTCGCTGCCGAAAGCCACGTCGACCGTTCCATCGACGGCCCGGCCGCCTTCGTCCACACCAACGTGGTCGGCACGCTGAGCCTGCTGGAATGCAGCCGCGACTACTGGAAGTCGCTGGATGCGCCCGGCCGGGACGCGTTCCGCTTCCTGCACGTGTCCACCGACGAGGTCTACGGCAGCCTCGGCGACAGCGGCAAGTTCAGCGAAACCACGCCCTACGCGCCGAACTCGCCGTACTCGGCATCGAAGGCCGCGTCCGACCATCTGGTCCGCGCCTTCCACCACACCTACGGGCTGCCGGTGCTGACCACCAACTGCTCGAACAACTACGGCCCCTACCAGTTCCCGGAAAAGCTGATCCCGCTGATCATCGCCAAGGCCCTGGCCGGCGAGCCGCTGCCGGTCTACGGCGACGGCCTCAACGTGCGCGACTGGCTGTACGTGGGCGACCACTGCGCCGCGATCCGCCGCGTGCTCGAAGCCGGCCGCCTGGGCGAGACCTACAACGTCGGCGGCGACGCCGAGCGTCAGAACATCGTGGTGGTCAAGACCATCTGCAAGCTGCTGGACGAACGCCGCCCGCTGGCCGACGGCCGCGCGCGCGAATCGCTGATCACCTACGTCAAGGACCGCCCGGGCCACGACCGCCGCTACGCGATCGACGCGTCCAAGCTGCAGGGCGAACTGGGCTGGGCGCCGACCGTGACCTTCGAGCAGGGCATGGCGCGTACCGTGGACTGGTATTTGGAGCACCAGCCTTGGGTGCAACGCGTGCTGGACGGCAGCTACCGTCTCGAGCGCATCGGCCAGGCCTGA
- the rfbC gene encoding dTDP-4-dehydrorhamnose 3,5-epimerase has translation MKLIETDLPGCVVIEPQVFGDARGYFFESFNRDKLAAHGLSPNFVQGNVSSSARGVLRGLHYQWPNPQGKYVSVIEGEVWDVAVDIRRGSPHYGRWTAVLLSAENKRHFWIPEGFAHGFCVLSERAVFTYLCTATYDAKADAGIRWDDPALAIDWPVSEPSLSDKDARAPLLAEVSEDRLPVYAP, from the coding sequence GTGAAGCTGATCGAAACCGACCTGCCGGGCTGCGTGGTGATCGAACCGCAGGTGTTCGGCGATGCGCGCGGTTACTTCTTCGAGTCGTTCAACCGCGACAAGCTGGCCGCGCACGGCCTGAGCCCTAACTTCGTCCAGGGCAACGTGTCCTCGTCGGCGCGCGGCGTGCTGCGCGGACTGCACTACCAATGGCCCAATCCGCAGGGCAAGTACGTGTCGGTGATCGAGGGCGAGGTCTGGGACGTGGCGGTGGACATCCGTCGCGGTTCGCCGCATTACGGCCGCTGGACCGCGGTGCTGCTCAGCGCCGAGAACAAGCGCCATTTCTGGATACCGGAAGGTTTCGCCCACGGCTTCTGCGTGCTCAGCGAACGCGCGGTGTTCACCTACCTGTGCACCGCCACCTACGACGCCAAGGCCGATGCCGGCATCCGCTGGGACGACCCGGCGCTGGCGATCGACTGGCCGGTCAGCGAGCCTTCGCTGTCGGACAAGGATGCGCGCGCGCCGCTGCTGGCCGAGGTAAGCGAGGACCGCCTGCCGGTATACGCGCCGTGA
- a CDS encoding CaiB/BaiF CoA transferase family protein — protein sequence MDAQRMDAFPPEPAAARSPGGPLAGVRVLDLSAYIAGPYGCALLADQGAEVIKIEPPDGDNLRQYPSTLPSESRAFLGVNRSKRGIVLDLKQAADHAVLLRLVRDADVLVHNFRPGVPPRLGIDFERLQLINPRLIYCAVTGYGETGPMKDKAGYDQVLQTMTGMCALQGRRGGPPEIIYGSVVDYYTAALLAAGVSSALYERERSGLGQFVGVSLLRSALTMQSARMIWAEGESLDIGRDMRSGGVTGIHPTRDGHIYISANTPRFWKALCAKTGLDALAADPRYDSVRKRAEHAAEIVPRLHQALAQRGAPEWEALFGDEVPCAAARRIEDMFEHPQVLAEGIVGTLEHPQVGRYRAVAQSIKFGRTPGPAPFAAPMLGQDTEAVKAAVAARDAQG from the coding sequence ATGGACGCGCAGCGTATGGACGCCTTTCCGCCTGAGCCCGCCGCCGCGCGCAGTCCCGGCGGTCCGCTGGCCGGCGTGCGCGTGCTCGACCTCAGCGCCTACATCGCCGGCCCCTACGGCTGTGCGCTGCTGGCCGACCAGGGCGCGGAGGTGATCAAGATCGAGCCGCCCGACGGCGACAACCTGCGCCAATACCCTTCGACCCTGCCCAGCGAAAGCCGCGCCTTCCTGGGCGTGAACCGCAGCAAGCGCGGCATCGTGCTGGACCTCAAGCAGGCCGCCGACCACGCCGTGCTGCTGCGCCTGGTCCGCGACGCCGACGTGCTGGTGCACAACTTCCGCCCCGGCGTGCCGCCGCGGCTGGGCATCGATTTCGAACGCCTGCAGCTGATCAATCCGCGCCTGATCTATTGCGCGGTGACCGGCTATGGCGAGACCGGCCCGATGAAGGACAAGGCCGGCTACGACCAGGTGCTGCAGACCATGACCGGCATGTGCGCACTGCAGGGACGCCGCGGCGGGCCGCCGGAAATCATTTACGGCTCGGTCGTGGACTACTACACCGCCGCCTTGCTGGCCGCGGGCGTGTCCTCGGCGCTGTACGAACGCGAGCGCAGCGGCCTGGGCCAGTTCGTGGGCGTGTCGCTGCTGCGCAGCGCGCTGACCATGCAATCGGCGCGGATGATCTGGGCCGAAGGCGAGTCGCTGGACATCGGCCGCGACATGCGTTCGGGCGGCGTCACCGGCATCCATCCCACCCGTGACGGCCACATCTACATCTCCGCCAACACCCCGCGCTTCTGGAAGGCGCTGTGCGCCAAGACCGGGTTGGACGCGCTGGCCGCCGATCCGCGCTACGACAGCGTGCGCAAGCGCGCCGAACACGCGGCCGAGATCGTGCCGCGCCTGCACCAGGCGCTGGCGCAACGCGGCGCGCCGGAATGGGAGGCCTTGTTCGGCGACGAGGTGCCGTGCGCGGCCGCGCGCCGCATCGAGGACATGTTCGAGCATCCGCAGGTGCTGGCCGAAGGCATCGTCGGCACGCTGGAGCACCCGCAGGTCGGCCGCTACCGCGCGGTGGCGCAGTCGATCAAATTCGGCCGCACCCCGGGGCCGGCGCCGTTCGCCGCGCCGATGCTGGGGCAGGACACCGAGGCGGTGAAGGCGGCGGTGGCGGCGCGGGACGCGCAGGGCTGA